In the genome of Streptomyces pactum, one region contains:
- a CDS encoding FHA domain-containing protein, which translates to MGHGVPELVLELNGQTWALDPSRSYTLGRDPQGDVVFEDARVSWRHATVRWGGHGWLIEDHGSTNGTYMQGQRIQQTEIGPGSVVHLGNATDGPRLTVAAAAPAASGAFGAQHAPAAPGQAPPAPHPSAQPQQPGAWPGAGGPSYQPQAPQGWPQAPHQGHPAPGHQPPQPRQAAGHRSPQAPGPQGYQAPQGHPAHLAPQPQQGHQAPQPPHQAPPGAGVHQPPPGASRPGPVPQQHGPGQGPDRPAPTAGDRHPTSFHHVAAGRVMRIGRALENDLVVSDLQVSRNHAEFRALPDGRFEIADLGSHNGTYVNGQPVRRQVIGPNDIVGVGHSTFRLVGDRLEEFVDTGEVSFSARHLTVTVDGGKQILKDVSFGVPEKSLVAVIGPSGSGKSTLLKALTGYRPANQGEVLYDNRNLYKQFAELRQRIGLVPQDDILHKELSVRTALKYAAKLRFPGDTAEAERTARIDEVLRELKLDIHADKKVTSLSGGQRKRVSVALELLTKPSLIFLDEPTSGLDPGMDRDVMKLLRDLADDGRTVLVVTHSVAELALCDKLLVMAPGGSVAYFGPPEEALNFFGYETWADVFSAFENYRDYDWSGRWRGSEHYRLYAAELDAVAPQSVPVQPPPARVHKPQTWGSQLFTLIRRYVSVIASDRGFLALMVILPAVLGGVSVVIPSDFGLTMPPRGQFNQDAGTIMMILVVGMCFSGAANSVRELIKERVIYERERAVGLSRSAYLMSKVIVLGVITAFQGVIICAIGFSVRELPEEGLILPAGAELCLAIIAIGFTSMMIGLVISALVKTAEKTMPLLVMFAIVQVVFTGILFKIYGSPGIEQFAWLMPARWAVGAAAATLDFGPGPGHVMAPWDRKKPDDLDPLWEHATGQWAIDMFVLIALGVACGFAVARLLRRHEPEVMRK; encoded by the coding sequence GTGGGGCATGGAGTGCCGGAACTCGTACTGGAATTGAATGGACAGACCTGGGCACTTGACCCGTCCAGGTCGTACACCCTCGGGCGTGACCCGCAGGGCGACGTGGTGTTCGAGGACGCCAGGGTCTCCTGGCGGCATGCGACGGTGCGCTGGGGCGGTCACGGCTGGCTCATCGAGGACCACGGCAGCACCAACGGCACCTACATGCAGGGGCAGCGGATCCAGCAGACCGAAATCGGCCCCGGTTCGGTGGTGCACCTGGGCAACGCGACCGACGGCCCGCGGCTGACGGTCGCCGCCGCGGCGCCCGCCGCGTCCGGTGCCTTCGGCGCGCAGCACGCCCCGGCCGCACCGGGGCAGGCACCGCCGGCTCCGCACCCGTCGGCCCAGCCGCAGCAGCCGGGCGCGTGGCCCGGCGCCGGCGGGCCGTCGTACCAGCCGCAGGCGCCGCAGGGCTGGCCGCAGGCCCCGCACCAGGGTCACCCGGCGCCCGGCCACCAGCCGCCGCAGCCCCGGCAGGCAGCCGGCCACCGGTCGCCGCAGGCTCCCGGACCCCAGGGGTACCAGGCGCCCCAGGGCCACCCCGCACACCTGGCCCCTCAGCCGCAGCAGGGACACCAGGCACCGCAACCGCCGCACCAGGCACCGCCCGGCGCGGGGGTCCACCAGCCACCGCCCGGCGCGTCGCGGCCGGGGCCCGTGCCGCAGCAGCACGGCCCCGGGCAGGGCCCGGACCGCCCGGCGCCGACGGCCGGCGACCGCCACCCCACGAGCTTCCACCATGTGGCCGCCGGCCGGGTGATGCGGATCGGCCGTGCCCTGGAGAACGACCTGGTCGTCTCCGACCTCCAGGTCTCGCGCAACCACGCGGAGTTCCGGGCGCTGCCGGACGGCCGCTTCGAGATCGCCGACCTGGGCAGCCACAACGGCACGTACGTCAACGGCCAGCCGGTCCGCCGGCAGGTCATCGGCCCCAACGACATCGTCGGTGTCGGCCACTCCACGTTCCGCCTCGTCGGGGACCGGCTGGAGGAGTTCGTCGACACCGGTGAGGTGTCCTTCTCCGCCCGCCATCTGACGGTGACGGTGGACGGCGGCAAGCAGATCCTCAAGGACGTCTCCTTCGGGGTGCCGGAGAAGTCCCTGGTCGCGGTCATCGGCCCGTCCGGGTCCGGCAAGTCCACCCTGCTCAAGGCGCTGACCGGGTACCGCCCGGCCAACCAGGGCGAGGTCCTGTACGACAACCGGAACCTCTACAAGCAGTTCGCCGAGCTGCGGCAGCGCATCGGGCTGGTCCCGCAGGACGACATCCTCCACAAGGAGCTGTCGGTGCGGACCGCGCTGAAGTACGCCGCCAAGCTCCGCTTCCCCGGCGACACCGCCGAGGCCGAGCGCACCGCCCGCATCGACGAGGTGCTGCGCGAGCTGAAGCTCGACATCCACGCCGACAAGAAGGTCACCTCGCTCTCCGGCGGCCAGCGCAAGCGGGTCTCGGTCGCGCTGGAGCTGCTCACCAAGCCGTCGCTGATCTTCCTGGACGAGCCCACCTCGGGCCTGGACCCGGGCATGGACCGCGACGTGATGAAGCTGCTGCGCGATCTGGCCGACGACGGCCGCACCGTGCTGGTCGTCACCCACTCGGTGGCCGAGCTGGCCCTGTGCGACAAGCTGCTGGTCATGGCCCCGGGCGGCTCGGTGGCGTACTTCGGCCCGCCGGAGGAGGCGCTCAACTTCTTCGGCTACGAGACCTGGGCGGACGTCTTCTCGGCGTTCGAGAACTACCGCGACTACGACTGGTCGGGCCGCTGGCGCGGCTCCGAGCACTACCGCCTCTACGCGGCGGAGCTGGACGCCGTCGCCCCGCAGTCGGTGCCCGTCCAGCCGCCGCCGGCCCGGGTGCACAAACCGCAGACCTGGGGCTCCCAGCTGTTCACGCTGATCCGCCGCTACGTCTCGGTGATCGCCTCGGACCGCGGCTTCCTGGCCCTGATGGTCATCCTGCCCGCGGTCCTCGGCGGGGTCTCGGTCGTCATACCCTCCGACTTCGGGCTGACGATGCCACCCCGGGGCCAGTTCAACCAGGACGCCGGCACGATCATGATGATCCTGGTGGTCGGGATGTGCTTCTCCGGCGCGGCGAACTCGGTCCGGGAACTCATCAAGGAACGGGTGATCTACGAACGGGAACGGGCCGTGGGCCTGTCCCGGTCCGCCTACCTGATGTCCAAGGTGATCGTCCTGGGCGTGATCACCGCCTTCCAGGGCGTGATCATCTGCGCCATCGGCTTCTCCGTCCGCGAGCTGCCCGAGGAGGGCCTCATCCTCCCGGCCGGCGCCGAGCTGTGCCTGGCGATCATCGCCATCGGCTTCACCTCGATGATGATCGGCCTGGTCATCTCCGCACTGGTGAAGACCGCCGAGAAGACCATGCCGCTGCTGGTCATGTTCGCCATCGTCCAGGTCGTCTTCACCGGCATCCTGTTCAAGATCTACGGATCGCCCGGCATCGAGCAGTTCGCCTGGCTGATGCCGGCCCGCTGGGCGGTCGGCGCCGCGGCCGCCACCTTGGACTTCGGCCCCGGCCCCGGCCACGTGATGGCGCCCTGGGACCGCAAGAAGCCCGACGACCTGGACCCGCTGTGGGAGCACGCCACCGGCCAGTGGGCCATCGACATGTTCGTGCTGATCGCGCTCGGCGTCGCCTGCGGCTTCGCGGTGGCGCGGCTGCTGCGCCGGCACGAGCCGGAGGTCATGCGCAAGTGA
- a CDS encoding streptophobe family protein, producing MAANHGGRGRTGEVLLSALAAVGWAFLAMVGVGALGLHLMEADRAGSLGPMTAATVVLAVGGSVEPSGDVRVFGLEGADATSAIDVMPLGVSLTGALLLGGVFLRALRRAGPVPTPAGLAVRAGAVAVLFLLVLAGLCWVADDTVTIDGSTLGRAAGEGAGRLPADLGDLADIGGGLLPDRLVDLAGAEAEVGITVATARTLLGGAVWVAGVLLLALLVSRRTPLPRGWEAVHPVVRPAASALCTVLLLATGAATAAGVYASIGDEHPRLVLGGTLIGAPNGAGTGVPLGLFVPWHGTATGALRQVLPDPLDELLGTGTEERITVGRLAEQDGRVWLLVVGCVLMMLAAGVLTAARTPVPAGTGPGGRDRGPYGFAGWCALRLGVATALALPLLVRLTGVSATAGLSVFGFDAFAAGLDLHGSVPWAVLLGAAWGAAAGFAGALAAWYTGAAGVVAGGPGRPGGPAPPGGRAGGSGPESRSRGAREGGPG from the coding sequence ATGGCGGCGAACCACGGCGGCCGGGGCCGCACCGGCGAGGTGCTGCTGTCCGCCCTGGCCGCGGTGGGCTGGGCGTTCCTGGCGATGGTGGGCGTCGGCGCGCTCGGCCTCCATCTGATGGAGGCCGACCGGGCGGGGTCGCTGGGGCCGATGACCGCCGCCACGGTGGTCCTCGCGGTGGGCGGGTCGGTCGAACCGTCCGGGGACGTGCGGGTGTTCGGCCTGGAGGGCGCGGACGCCACCAGCGCGATCGACGTGATGCCGCTGGGTGTCTCGCTGACCGGGGCACTGCTGCTCGGCGGGGTGTTCCTGCGTGCGCTGCGCCGGGCCGGACCGGTGCCGACGCCGGCCGGGCTCGCGGTCCGGGCCGGAGCGGTGGCGGTGCTCTTCCTGCTGGTGCTGGCCGGGTTGTGCTGGGTGGCCGACGACACCGTCACCATCGACGGTTCGACCCTGGGCCGGGCGGCCGGGGAGGGTGCCGGGCGGCTCCCGGCCGACCTCGGCGACCTCGCGGACATCGGCGGCGGGCTGCTGCCGGACCGGCTGGTGGACCTGGCCGGCGCGGAGGCCGAGGTGGGCATCACCGTGGCGACCGCCCGCACCCTGCTGGGCGGGGCGGTGTGGGTGGCGGGGGTGCTCCTGCTGGCGCTGCTGGTCTCCCGCCGCACCCCGCTGCCGCGCGGCTGGGAAGCCGTCCACCCCGTGGTACGGCCCGCCGCCTCGGCGCTCTGCACGGTGCTGCTGCTGGCGACCGGCGCCGCGACCGCGGCCGGGGTGTACGCCTCCATCGGCGACGAGCATCCGCGGCTGGTGCTGGGCGGCACCCTGATCGGCGCGCCGAACGGGGCGGGCACCGGGGTGCCGCTGGGCCTGTTCGTGCCCTGGCACGGCACGGCGACCGGTGCGCTGCGGCAGGTGCTGCCGGATCCGCTGGACGAGCTGCTCGGGACGGGGACCGAGGAGCGGATCACCGTCGGCCGGCTGGCGGAGCAGGACGGCAGGGTCTGGCTGCTGGTCGTCGGCTGCGTGCTGATGATGCTGGCGGCCGGGGTGCTCACCGCCGCCCGGACCCCGGTGCCGGCCGGGACCGGGCCTGGCGGGCGGGACCGGGGCCCGTACGGTTTCGCCGGGTGGTGCGCGCTGCGGCTGGGGGTCGCCACCGCGCTGGCGCTGCCGCTGCTGGTCCGGCTGACCGGGGTGTCCGCGACGGCCGGGCTGTCGGTGTTCGGCTTCGACGCCTTCGCCGCCGGGCTCGACCTGCACGGCAGCGTTCCGTGGGCGGTACTGCTGGGCGCGGCGTGGGGTGCGGCGGCGGGGTTCGCCGGCGCGCTGGCCGCCTGGTACACCGGGGCCGCCGGGGTCGTTGCCGGCGGGCCCGGGCGGCCGGGCGGGCCGGCGCCCCCGGGCGGACGGGCGGGAGGTTCCGGCCCGGAATCCCGCTCCCGGGGAGCGCGGGAAGGCGGTCCCGGATAA
- the serB gene encoding phosphoserine phosphatase SerB gives MSASQIPPANAVPGENDPTLLVKIFGKDRPGITAGLFDTLAAYGVDVVDIEQVVTRGRIVLCALVTPPAAAGVTEGDLRATVHSWAESLRLQAEIITGRGDNRPRGVGRSHVTVLGHPLTARSTAAIAARITGTGGNIDRIFRLAKYPVTAVEFEVSGAQTEPLRTALATEAAALGVDVAVVASGLQRRAQRLVVMDVDSTLIQDEVIELFAAHAGCEAEVAEVTARAMRGELDFEQSLHARVALLKGIDESVVDKVRAEVRLTPGARTLIRTLKRLGYQVGVVSGGFTQVTDDLKERLGLDFASANTLEVVDGKLTGRVVGEVVDRAGKARLLRRFAAEAGVPLAQTVAIGDGANDLDMLNAAGLGVAFNAKPVVREAAHTAVNVPFLDTVLYLLGITREEVEAAETHSD, from the coding sequence ATGAGCGCATCGCAGATCCCACCTGCCAACGCCGTACCGGGCGAGAACGATCCCACCCTCCTCGTCAAGATCTTCGGCAAGGACCGCCCCGGCATCACCGCCGGCCTCTTCGACACCCTCGCCGCCTACGGCGTGGACGTCGTCGACATCGAACAGGTGGTCACCCGGGGGCGCATAGTGCTGTGCGCCCTGGTGACCCCGCCTGCGGCCGCCGGCGTGACCGAGGGCGACCTGCGCGCCACCGTGCACAGCTGGGCGGAATCCCTCCGTCTCCAGGCGGAGATCATCACCGGTAGGGGTGACAACCGCCCGCGCGGCGTCGGCCGCTCGCACGTCACGGTGCTGGGCCACCCGCTGACCGCCCGGTCCACCGCGGCCATCGCGGCCCGGATCACCGGCACCGGCGGCAACATCGACCGGATCTTCCGGCTGGCGAAGTACCCCGTCACCGCCGTGGAGTTCGAGGTCTCCGGGGCTCAGACCGAGCCGCTGCGCACCGCGCTGGCCACCGAGGCCGCGGCGCTGGGGGTGGACGTCGCGGTGGTCGCCTCCGGTCTGCAGCGCCGGGCGCAGCGGCTGGTGGTGATGGACGTGGACTCCACCCTGATCCAGGACGAGGTGATCGAGCTCTTCGCCGCGCACGCCGGGTGCGAGGCCGAGGTCGCCGAGGTGACCGCGCGGGCGATGCGCGGGGAGCTGGACTTCGAGCAGTCCCTGCACGCCCGGGTGGCGCTGCTGAAGGGCATCGACGAGTCGGTGGTGGACAAGGTGCGGGCCGAGGTCCGGCTCACCCCCGGCGCCCGGACCCTGATCCGCACCCTCAAGCGGCTCGGCTACCAGGTCGGGGTGGTCTCCGGCGGCTTCACCCAGGTCACCGACGACCTCAAGGAGCGGCTGGGCCTGGACTTCGCCTCGGCCAACACCCTGGAGGTGGTGGACGGCAAGCTCACCGGCCGGGTGGTCGGAGAGGTGGTGGACCGGGCGGGCAAGGCCCGGCTGCTGCGCCGCTTCGCGGCCGAGGCCGGGGTGCCGCTGGCGCAGACGGTGGCGATCGGTGACGGGGCGAACGACCTGGACATGCTGAACGCGGCGGGTCTGGGTGTGGCCTTCAACGCCAAGCCGGTGGTGCGGGAGGCCGCGCACACCGCGGTGAACGTGCCGTTCCTGGACACCGTGCTCTATCTGCTGGGCATCACCCGGGAAGAGGTCGAGGCGGCGGAGACGCACTCCGACTGA
- a CDS encoding SixA phosphatase family protein — protein MSVDVPRRIVLFRHAKAEWAQESDHERPLAERGRKDAPAAGLWLAGTGIDPDLTLCSTAVRTRETWKLAVQELPRRPRTVYDERLYEASLGELIAVLNETPEEVEDLLVVGHNPGMHALADALTGEAEGDLLPRMNRSGFPTAAMAVVSFSGAWKNVEHNIGRLVAFWAPHA, from the coding sequence ATGAGCGTCGATGTGCCCCGAAGGATCGTCCTGTTCCGACATGCCAAGGCCGAGTGGGCCCAGGAATCCGACCACGAACGGCCACTGGCCGAGCGCGGCCGCAAGGACGCACCGGCCGCCGGGCTCTGGCTGGCCGGCACAGGCATCGACCCGGACCTCACCCTGTGCTCCACGGCGGTGCGCACCCGGGAGACATGGAAGCTGGCCGTCCAGGAGCTGCCGCGGCGCCCCCGGACCGTCTACGACGAGCGGCTGTACGAGGCGTCCCTCGGCGAGCTGATCGCCGTGCTCAACGAGACGCCCGAGGAGGTCGAGGACCTGCTGGTGGTCGGACACAACCCGGGCATGCACGCCCTGGCCGACGCCCTCACCGGCGAGGCGGAGGGCGACCTGCTGCCCCGGATGAACCGCAGCGGGTTCCCCACCGCCGCGATGGCGGTGGTGAGCTTCAGCGGTGCCTGGAAGAACGTGGAGCACAACATCGGACGGCTCGTCGCCTTCTGGGCACCGCACGCCTGA